The following proteins come from a genomic window of Planctomycetota bacterium:
- the atpD gene encoding F0F1 ATP synthase subunit beta, with protein sequence MPTVGKITQVIGSTFDAQFPEDQLPEIYNALKIDSEDGNVKIHLTGEVQQHLGGGRVRAVALGSTDGLRRGQDVVDTGASVTVPVGEAVLGRVFNLLGDPIDNAGPVHVTKRNPIHREPPEFVNLNPKTEILETGIKVVDLLCPFVRGGKIGLFGGAGVGKTVVIQEMIARIAREHGGYSVFAGVGERTREGNDLWGEMAEAKFTDAQGQERRVLDRVAMVFGQMNEPPGARLRVALSGLTMCEEFRDASGKETLLFVDNIFRFTQAGSEVSALLGRMPSAVGYQPTLSTEMGQLQERITSTDKGAITSVQAIYVPADDLTDPAPATAFSHLDAFVVLSRGIAEKGIYPAVDPLASTSTILDPTVIGDEHYAVSRRVQVILQRYKDLQDIIAILGVDELSEEDKLIVARARKIERFLSQPFFVAEQFTGFPGIYTPLKETIDSFKRLCDGEADDLPESAFMYVGTLDDARKKAEKMAASV encoded by the coding sequence ATGCCCACCGTCGGCAAAATCACCCAGGTCATCGGCTCCACCTTCGACGCTCAATTCCCCGAAGATCAGCTTCCGGAAATCTATAACGCCCTGAAGATCGACTCCGAAGACGGCAACGTCAAGATTCATCTGACCGGCGAAGTGCAGCAGCACCTGGGCGGCGGACGCGTCCGCGCGGTCGCCCTCGGGTCCACCGATGGTCTGCGCCGCGGGCAGGATGTCGTCGATACCGGGGCGTCCGTGACCGTGCCCGTCGGCGAGGCGGTGCTCGGACGCGTGTTCAACCTGCTGGGCGACCCCATCGACAACGCCGGCCCGGTCCATGTCACCAAGCGCAACCCCATCCACCGCGAGCCCCCGGAATTCGTCAACCTCAATCCGAAGACCGAAATTCTCGAAACCGGCATCAAGGTCGTCGACCTGCTGTGCCCCTTCGTCCGCGGCGGCAAGATCGGCCTCTTCGGCGGGGCCGGCGTCGGAAAGACCGTCGTCATTCAGGAAATGATCGCCCGCATCGCCCGCGAGCACGGCGGATACTCCGTGTTCGCCGGCGTCGGCGAACGCACCCGCGAAGGCAATGACCTTTGGGGCGAAATGGCCGAGGCCAAGTTCACCGATGCGCAGGGTCAGGAACGCCGCGTGCTCGACCGAGTCGCCATGGTGTTCGGCCAGATGAACGAACCGCCGGGCGCGCGTCTTCGCGTGGCCCTGTCCGGTCTGACCATGTGCGAGGAGTTCCGCGACGCCTCCGGTAAGGAGACGCTCCTGTTCGTGGACAACATCTTCCGCTTCACGCAGGCCGGTTCGGAAGTGTCCGCGCTGCTCGGCCGCATGCCCTCGGCCGTGGGCTATCAGCCGACGCTCTCGACCGAGATGGGTCAGCTTCAGGAACGCATCACCTCGACCGACAAGGGCGCGATCACCAGCGTGCAGGCCATCTATGTGCCCGCCGACGACTTGACCGACCCCGCTCCCGCCACGGCGTTCAGCCACCTTGACGCCTTCGTCGTGCTTTCGCGCGGCATCGCCGAGAAGGGCATCTACCCCGCCGTGGACCCGCTGGCGTCGACCTCGACGATTCTCGATCCGACCGTCATCGGCGATGAGCACTACGCCGTCTCCCGCCGCGTGCAGGTCATCCTTCAGCGCTACAAGGACCTGCAGGACATCATCGCGATTCTGGGCGTCGATGAACTGTCCGAAGAAGACAAACTCATCGTGGCCCGCGCCCGCAAGATCGAGCGCTTCCTCAGTCAGCCGTTCTTCGTGGCGGAGCAGTTCACCGGTTTCCCCGGCATCTACACGCCGCTCAAGGAAACCATCGACAGCTTCAAGCGTCTGTGCGACGGCGAAGCCGACGACCTGCCCGAAAGCGCCTTCATGTACGTCGGCACCCTCGACGACGCCCGCAAGAAAGCCGAGAAGATGGCCGCGTCGGTCTGA